The Acidaminococcales bacterium genome contains the following window.
GGCGGCGCCTTCTCCGGCAAAGACCCGACGAAGGTGGATCGCTCCGCCGCCTACGCCGCCCGTTACGCGGCCAAGAACATTGTGGCCGCAGGGCTGGCCGGCAAATGCGAGATACAATTGGCTTACGCCATCGGCAAGGCGCATCCGGTTTCGATCTTTGTGGAAACTTTCGGCACAGGCAAGATACCGGACGAAAAAATCGCCGAATTGATAAACGCCAACTTTGATTTGCGCCCGGCCGGCATCATAAAAGCGCTTGACCTGCGCCGCCCCATATATAAACAGACGGCGGCCTACGGCCATTTTGGCCGCGCCGAATTGGATCTGCCCTGGGAGAAAACTGACAAAGCCGCTCTGCTTCGCGCGCAAGCCGGCATTTAAACGGTATTTGGGCATTTGACCAACCTTCTCCGTTGCATTGCGCCTATCGGAGGGGGTTGGTCAATGCTGTTTATGCTGCTTTCAGATTGAAACCATGCTGTCTTTTTGGCCCATTTGCCGCCCCGCTTTGCGCTAAAGCCTCGCCCCTGCGGGCTCGCCTGCGTTTGGCGCCGCGCCGGACGGCAAATTGTTCCTTTGCCTGTTTTAACCTGCGAACAGCATGAAATCACGGACGGTAAATTTTGGCGGTGATAAAATGCGGCTTGTGGAAGTTTGCGTAAACTTGGCGGCAAAAGGGCTTGACCATACTTTTACCTATCTTTTGCCGGACGCTTTGGCGGCGGACGTGGGATGGCGCGTATTGGTTCCTTTTGCCGGCCGCCTGGCCGAAGGTTTTATATTGAAAAAATATGAGGGCGGACCGGGCGGGCGCGACCTTAAAGCAGTAGCGCGGACGCTGGGCGGGGAGCCCTGGTTTGACCGGAACATGCTTTGTTTGGCCGCCTGGCTGTCCGATTACTATCTATGCACTATGGCGGAGGCTATGCGGCTGTTTTTGCCCGGAAAAAAAAGCACGGAAGATAAATTTTTTTATTATCTTGCGGGCGGCGAATTTCTTGCGGAGGGGGACGGCTACGCCGGGCGGCTGGCCGCTCTCCTTCGCGCGGAGGGAAGGGCCGGCCGCGGCAGGATAAAAAGACAACTCGGCTTTTTCGACCAAGCGGCTATCGATGAGCTTGTCCGCCGCAATGTCCTCGCGCGAGGCAGGGCGGTCGAGGATAAGTTCAAGGAAAAGCTGGCCGTAGCGGTAAAGCCGCTCGCGGGACTGCAAGACTATCTGGCCGGGCATCCCGGCTGCCGGGCGGCGAGAAAAAAGGCCGCAGAGATTTTAATGCAAAATCCCGGCGGCCTTTTGGCGGACGACCTCAAGCGGCGGGGAGTCGCGCTTGATACCTTGAAGCGGATGCGCGACAGCGGCTTGGTCGCTTTTTCCAGCCGGCAGGTTGCGCGCGACAGCTACAGCGCGGCCGTTGACGGCAAGGAACCGGTTGTTTTAAGCGAAGAGCAGGAAACAGCCGCCGACCGGGTCAGGCAATGCGTAAAAGAAGGCGCGGGCGGGGCTTTTTTGCTCTACGGCGTTACCGGCAGCGGCAAAACCGAGGTATATTTGGACATCGCGGAAACCGTCTATAGAAAAGGTGGCCAGACGCTTTTGCTGACGCCGGAAATCGCGCTGACCGGACAGCTCGTCCGCCGCTTTAAGGAGCGTTTCCCGGACAGCGTGCTGGTTTTTCACAGCCGGCTTTCGCTCAATGAGCGCATGGATGTTTTCGCAAAAATCAAAAAAGGCGGCCCTTTTATATTGATCGGCGCGCGCTCAGCTCTTTTCGCGCCTTTTGCCGCGTTGGGGGCGGTCATTGTCGACGAGGAACACGAATATAGTTACAAGCAGGAAGAACGGCCTTGTTATCACGCGCGGACGGTGGCGGAAGAGCTGGCGCGGATAAACGGCGTCCCGTTGGTGCTGGGAAGCGCGACGCCGAGCCTGGAGAGCTATTACAAGGCTTTAAACGGCGAATACTTCATGCTGCGGCTTGAGAAGCGGCCGGGGCAGGCCGTTTTGCCCGAAGTCGTGGTTGCCGACATGTCGAAAGAGATCAAAAGCGGCAACAAAGGGGTGCTGTCGTCAATACTGGCCGAGCGGCTGCGGCTTTTGCCCGCGAAAAATGAGCAGGCGATCGTTCTCTTAAACAGGCGGGGCTTTGCGACTTTTGTCCTGTGCCGCGACTGCGGCTATGTGGAAAGATGCGAGCAATGCGCCGTTTCTTTGGTCTACCATCAGGAGGGCGGCCTGTTGCGCTGCCATTATTGCGGGTACACGAAAGAAGCGCCGGCGCAATGTCCGCAATGCCGGAGCCGCCGGATAAGGTTTTTTGGCTCGGGGACGCAAAAGGCGCAAACGCAGTTGGCGGAGCTTATGCCGTCTTTGCGGGTAATACGCATGGACCAGGATACGACCGGGCGGAAAATGGCGCATGATAAAATTCTTGACGCTTTCCGCCGGGGCGAATACGATCTGCTTCTGGGCACGCAAATGGTCGCCAAAGGGCACGACATCCAAAATGTAACGCTTGTCGGCGTGTTGGCGGCCGACGCCCTTATCAACCTGCCGGATTTTCGCGCGGGCGAACGCGCTTTCGCGCTGCTGACGCAGGCGGCCGGGCGGGCGGGGCGCGGCGCGAAAAAGGGCACGGTCGTCTTGCAGGCTTATGAAGCGCGGCATCCGGTCATAGAGTACGTCCGCAGGCAGGATTACGCCGGGTTTGCCGGCTATGAGCTCAAATGCCGGGAAGAACTTTTTTATCCTCCTTATTCTTGCGTCATAAAGATCGGCGTTGCCGGCAAAACCCAGCGAGGCAGCGCCGAGAAGGCGGCGGAAATTTTCCGCGCGCTCAAAGGCATCTCCCTGCCGGCGGGTCGGCTGGAAATAAACGGGCCGTTTCCCGGCATGGTGGAAAAAGTGCGGGGGCTTTATAAAATGCTGATAATTGTAAAAACAGATCGGCCGGATTTGGTAAAAAATAAATTGAGCGCCGACTGGTCAAGCTATAAGGACGCGTTTATTGATGTTGACCCGCTCAGTGTGATATAATGAAACATTAAAGCAGCGCGAACGGGAGGGCTTTATGGCGAAACTTATTATACGGCAGGCGGGCGACCCAGTTTTGCGGGAAAAAGCTTTGCCGGTCGCAAGGATTGATAAAAGCATACATAAGCTTTTGGACAATATGGCCGAGACCATGTACGCCGCGGCGGGAGTGGGCCTGGCCGCGCCGCAGGTGGGGGAGAAGAAGCGCGTTGTCGTCATTGACGCCGGCGACGGGCTTTTGGAACTAATAAATCCCCGGATCGTCGCGAGCGAAGGGACGCAGACATGCAAACAGGAAGGCTGCCTTAGTTTCCCCGGCCTTTTCGGGGAAGTGGAAAGAGCCGGGAAGATAAAATTGGAGGCCGTGAACAGGCGGCGGCAGAAGATATTTTTAGCGGCCGAGGGGATCAAGGCGCAGGCGATACAGCACGAAATAGATCATCTTGACGGCATACTGTTTATTGACCGGGCAACGAGCATTTCCAAACAGGAAGAGAAAAAAGCGGAGGGGTAAGCATGGCGCTGCGCATGGTTTTTATGGGTACGCCGGACTTTGCCGTCCCTGCCCTGAAAGTTTTGCATGAACAGAAACATGAGCTTGCCCTGGTCGTTACGCAGCCCGACCGCCCCCGGGGAAGGGGGCGCCGCCTGGCCGCATCCCCTGTGAAACAGGCGGCGCTGGCTTTGCGCCTTGAGGTGGCGCAGCCGCCGAAAATACGGGACCTTTGGTTTGTCGAACGTTTGCGGGCGCTTGCGCCTGACGTTATTATTGTGGCGGCCTTCGGGCAGATACTTTCGGAAGAGATATTGAAAATACCGCCTTACGGGTGCATAAACCTGCACGCGTCGCTATTGCCTAAGTATCGCGGGGCGGCGCCTATACACTGGTCCGTGCTCAACGGGGAAAAAGAAACGGGCAACACCATCATGCTGATGGATAAAGGCATGGATACGGGCGCGATACTTATGTCCAGCCGCATAGCGATCGGCGACGACGAAACGACCGGCCAGGTGCATGATCGCCTGGCGGTTTCCGGCGCGCGCCTTTTGGCGGCGGCGCTGGAAAAATTGGAAAAGCGCGAGCTGACGCCGGCGGCGCAGGACGACAGGCTGGCCAACTACGCCCCCAAGCTGACCGGCGATTTGGAAATCATTGACTGGCGCGCTTCCGGCGCGTCAGTATTCAACAAGATACGCGGCCTTTATCCCTGGCCGGTAGCTTATACGACTACCGAACACGGGCGCTTAAAAATACACGCCGCGCGGCTTTACAAAAAGGATGCCGGGCGGTTGCCGCCGGGACGGTTTGCCGGACTGACCGGCGATGGCTTTTTGATCGCCGCCGCCGACGGGGCGCTGGAAATATTAAAAGTACAGCCTGAAAGCAAGAAGGTAATGTCGGCTTTGGATTTTATCAAAGGATACGGCGGCAAAGGCGAAGGGCTGTGTTTTGGGAGACAATCCGATGTTTGAAAAGTCGCAGAGGCCGAAAAAACGCCTGTTTTTGGCGCTCGTTTTGATCAGCGTCCTGCTTTTGGCCGGCGTGGTTTATTTGTTGTGGCATATTATGGCGCCCGGGCTTGGCAATATCAGTTCGTACCTTCCGGCGATTGTCGGCGGCCTTATCCTGCTTCTTTTGGTTTTTTCGCTTTTCGCGCTTTTCCTGATGGCGCTGGTGGTTGCGGGCGTGCCTTTGTTCAGGCTGTTTCAGGGCATGGCCTGGAAATTCGTCAACGTGTTTTTCCCTTTGGCGGTTTTTTTCGGCCGCTTGTTCAATATCGGCAAAGAGCGCATAGAGCGTTCCTTCATTGCTTTGAGCAATCATCTGTTCCAGCAGAAAAAAATTATCGTCGCCCCGGAAAGGTTGCTGCTGCTTTTGCCGCACTGTTTGCAGCGCGGCGACTGCCCTTACAAAATAACGCAAGACGTTGACAACTGCCGCCAATGCGGCGGCTGCCGAATAGGCGATCTTTTGCGGATATGCCGCGCCTACGGCGTGAACATGGCGGTGGCGCCGGGCGGCACCTTGGCGCGCAAGGCGGTGATGAGCATAAGGCCGAAAGCGGTGCTGGCGGTCGCCTGCGAAAGGGACCTGACCAGCGGCATACAGGATGTTTTCCCGCTGCCGGCTTTTGGCGTTTTGAATGAGCGGCCTAACGGGCCTTGTTTTAATACGGTGGTGGATACGCAACTGGTGGAAAAAACCATCAGGAGGATCATCGGACGGGGAGACGATTATGGGAAACCCGCCTGAACGTATGTCGCCGTCCCGGCTGCTCGCCTTGCGCATTGTTTCCGGCGTGTGGAAAGACGGCGCTTACGCCAATATCGCCCTTGGCCGTGAACTTAATAAAAACCGGCTGCCGGAGGAGGAGCGGCGGTTTGTTACCGAATTGGTTTACGGGGCGGTCAGGGCGGGCCCGGCACTTGACGGCCTTTCGGCCAGGTTTGCCGACAGGCCGATAGCAAAGATTCCGGCGGTAATTTTGTATGTGCTGCGGCTGGGCTTTTACCAGATGTTTTTCCTCGACAAAATACCCGTTGCGGCCGTCTGCAACGAGGCGGTAAAACAGGCCAGGGCGTTCGGGCATGAGGGAACGGCCAGATTTGTCAACGGCGTCCTGCGCACGGCGGCGCGCTGGAAAGACGGCGGCGGGCTGGAAGCGGAGCCGGAATTGGCGGAAACGCTTGCCCGGCGGCATCCGCTTTGGCTTTTTGAGCGCTGGGAGCGCCA
Protein-coding sequences here:
- the priA gene encoding primosomal protein N', producing MRLVEVCVNLAAKGLDHTFTYLLPDALAADVGWRVLVPFAGRLAEGFILKKYEGGPGGRDLKAVARTLGGEPWFDRNMLCLAAWLSDYYLCTMAEAMRLFLPGKKSTEDKFFYYLAGGEFLAEGDGYAGRLAALLRAEGRAGRGRIKRQLGFFDQAAIDELVRRNVLARGRAVEDKFKEKLAVAVKPLAGLQDYLAGHPGCRAARKKAAEILMQNPGGLLADDLKRRGVALDTLKRMRDSGLVAFSSRQVARDSYSAAVDGKEPVVLSEEQETAADRVRQCVKEGAGGAFLLYGVTGSGKTEVYLDIAETVYRKGGQTLLLTPEIALTGQLVRRFKERFPDSVLVFHSRLSLNERMDVFAKIKKGGPFILIGARSALFAPFAALGAVIVDEEHEYSYKQEERPCYHARTVAEELARINGVPLVLGSATPSLESYYKALNGEYFMLRLEKRPGQAVLPEVVVADMSKEIKSGNKGVLSSILAERLRLLPAKNEQAIVLLNRRGFATFVLCRDCGYVERCEQCAVSLVYHQEGGLLRCHYCGYTKEAPAQCPQCRSRRIRFFGSGTQKAQTQLAELMPSLRVIRMDQDTTGRKMAHDKILDAFRRGEYDLLLGTQMVAKGHDIQNVTLVGVLAADALINLPDFRAGERAFALLTQAAGRAGRGAKKGTVVLQAYEARHPVIEYVRRQDYAGFAGYELKCREELFYPPYSCVIKIGVAGKTQRGSAEKAAEIFRALKGISLPAGRLEINGPFPGMVEKVRGLYKMLIIVKTDRPDLVKNKLSADWSSYKDAFIDVDPLSVI
- the def gene encoding peptide deformylase produces the protein MAKLIIRQAGDPVLREKALPVARIDKSIHKLLDNMAETMYAAAGVGLAAPQVGEKKRVVVIDAGDGLLELINPRIVASEGTQTCKQEGCLSFPGLFGEVERAGKIKLEAVNRRRQKIFLAAEGIKAQAIQHEIDHLDGILFIDRATSISKQEEKKAEG
- the fmt gene encoding methionyl-tRNA formyltransferase gives rise to the protein MALRMVFMGTPDFAVPALKVLHEQKHELALVVTQPDRPRGRGRRLAASPVKQAALALRLEVAQPPKIRDLWFVERLRALAPDVIIVAAFGQILSEEILKIPPYGCINLHASLLPKYRGAAPIHWSVLNGEKETGNTIMLMDKGMDTGAILMSSRIAIGDDETTGQVHDRLAVSGARLLAAALEKLEKRELTPAAQDDRLANYAPKLTGDLEIIDWRASGASVFNKIRGLYPWPVAYTTTEHGRLKIHAARLYKKDAGRLPPGRFAGLTGDGFLIAAADGALEILKVQPESKKVMSALDFIKGYGGKGEGLCFGRQSDV
- a CDS encoding DUF116 domain-containing protein, which produces MFEKSQRPKKRLFLALVLISVLLLAGVVYLLWHIMAPGLGNISSYLPAIVGGLILLLLVFSLFALFLMALVVAGVPLFRLFQGMAWKFVNVFFPLAVFFGRLFNIGKERIERSFIALSNHLFQQKKIIVAPERLLLLLPHCLQRGDCPYKITQDVDNCRQCGGCRIGDLLRICRAYGVNMAVAPGGTLARKAVMSIRPKAVLAVACERDLTSGIQDVFPLPAFGVLNERPNGPCFNTVVDTQLVEKTIRRIIGRGDDYGKPA